In Streptomyces thermolilacinus SPC6, a single genomic region encodes these proteins:
- a CDS encoding DNA-3-methyladenine glycosylase I, whose product MTGGAAPGPDGAPRCPWGFSTPDYMPYHDEEWGRPVHGDDALFERLCLEAFQSGLSWITILRRREGFRRAFAGFRIAAVAAFTDADRERLLADEGIIRNRAKVDATLANARVLEGWEPGELDRLIWSHAPDPANRPAPRTLADVPAVTPESTALAKALKQRGIRFVGPTTAYALMQACGLVNDHLAGCVARAPHQAPTAPANPAAKSPAPATA is encoded by the coding sequence ATGACCGGTGGAGCCGCGCCCGGGCCGGACGGCGCGCCGCGCTGTCCCTGGGGCTTCTCGACGCCCGACTACATGCCGTACCACGACGAGGAGTGGGGCCGCCCCGTCCACGGCGACGACGCCCTGTTCGAGCGGCTCTGCCTGGAGGCCTTCCAGTCCGGCCTGTCGTGGATCACGATCCTGCGCCGCAGGGAGGGCTTCCGGCGGGCCTTCGCGGGCTTCCGGATCGCCGCAGTCGCCGCGTTCACGGACGCCGACCGGGAGCGGCTGCTCGCCGACGAGGGCATCATCCGCAACCGCGCCAAGGTCGACGCGACCCTCGCCAACGCGCGCGTGCTCGAAGGCTGGGAGCCCGGGGAGCTGGACCGGCTGATCTGGTCCCACGCCCCGGACCCGGCGAACCGCCCGGCGCCGCGCACCCTCGCGGACGTCCCGGCGGTCACCCCCGAGTCGACGGCCCTGGCGAAGGCCCTGAAACAGCGCGGCATCCGCTTCGTCGGCCCGACCACGGCGTACGCGCTGATGCAGGCGTGCGGCCTGGTGAACGACCACCTCGCGGGCTGCGTCGCCCGCGCGCCGCACCAGGCCCCCACGGCCCCCGCGAATCCGGCCGCGAAGAGCCCCGCCCCGGCGACGGCCTAG
- a CDS encoding DivIVA domain-containing protein produces MAVAMVVVVAAVTLAVVGGAENEVLPEAPPEHVVDPLPLTRPVTRADVETLRLPLAPRGYRMTDVDDVLDRLAAELAERDARIAELESALAGAQATASGRTDLFAEHPAPEAAASEAPASGDTAAYGEGAAYGDTAPRGGRDAYGDRETHGERDVRDQEGDR; encoded by the coding sequence TTGGCTGTAGCGATGGTCGTCGTGGTGGCCGCGGTGACCCTCGCGGTGGTCGGCGGCGCGGAGAACGAGGTGCTGCCCGAGGCGCCGCCGGAGCACGTGGTGGACCCGCTGCCGCTCACCCGGCCGGTGACCCGCGCCGACGTCGAGACGCTGCGGCTGCCGCTGGCGCCGCGCGGCTACCGGATGACCGACGTGGACGACGTACTGGACCGGCTGGCCGCCGAGCTGGCCGAGCGGGACGCCCGGATCGCGGAGCTGGAGTCCGCCCTGGCGGGTGCGCAGGCCACGGCCTCCGGCCGCACGGACCTCTTCGCCGAGCACCCGGCGCCCGAGGCTGCCGCGTCCGAGGCCCCCGCGTCCGGTGACACCGCGGCGTACGGCGAGGGCGCGGCGTACGGCGACACGGCCCCGCGCGGCGGCCGGGACGCGTACGGTGACCGCGAGACGCACGGCGAGCGCGACGTGCGGGACCAGGAGGGGGACCGATGA
- the folP gene encoding dihydropteroate synthase: protein MLRLGRREFDAHEPVVMAIVNRTPDSFYDQGATFRDEPALARVEQAVAEGAAIIDIGGVKAGPGEEVDADEEARRTVGFVAEVRRRHPDVVISVDTWRHEVGEAVCEAGADLLNDAWGGVDPKLAEVAARYGAGLVCTHAGGAEPRTRPHRVTYDDVMADILRVTVGLAERAVALGVPRESVLIDPGHDFGKNTRHSLEATRRLGEMVETGWPVLVSLSNKDFVGETLDRPVKERVVGTLATTAVSAWLGAQVYRVHEVAETRQVLDMVASIAGHREPAVARRGLA, encoded by the coding sequence ATGCTGCGCCTGGGACGACGCGAATTCGACGCGCACGAGCCGGTGGTCATGGCGATCGTGAACAGGACCCCGGACTCCTTCTACGACCAGGGGGCCACGTTCCGCGACGAGCCCGCGCTGGCCCGGGTGGAGCAGGCCGTGGCCGAGGGCGCGGCGATCATCGACATCGGCGGGGTGAAGGCCGGCCCCGGCGAGGAGGTGGACGCCGACGAGGAGGCGCGGCGCACGGTCGGCTTCGTCGCCGAGGTGCGGCGCCGCCACCCCGATGTGGTGATCAGCGTGGACACCTGGCGGCACGAGGTCGGCGAGGCCGTGTGCGAGGCCGGGGCGGACCTGCTGAACGACGCGTGGGGCGGCGTGGACCCGAAGCTCGCGGAGGTCGCCGCGCGGTACGGGGCGGGCCTCGTGTGCACCCACGCGGGCGGCGCCGAGCCGCGCACGCGGCCGCACCGCGTCACGTACGACGACGTGATGGCGGACATCCTGCGCGTCACGGTCGGTCTCGCGGAGCGGGCCGTGGCGCTGGGCGTGCCGCGCGAGTCGGTGCTGATCGACCCGGGGCACGACTTCGGCAAGAACACCCGGCACTCCCTGGAGGCGACGCGGCGGCTCGGGGAGATGGTGGAGACGGGATGGCCGGTGCTGGTGTCCCTGTCGAACAAGGACTTCGTGGGCGAGACGCTGGACCGGCCGGTGAAGGAGCGGGTCGTCGGGACGCTGGCGACGACGGCGGTGTCGGCGTGGCTGGGCGCCCAGGTGTACCGGGTCCACGAGGTCGCCGAGACGCGGCAGGTGCTGGACATGGTGGCGAGCATCGCGGGCCACCGGGAGCCCGCCGTGGCCCGCCGGGGGCTGGCCTGA
- a CDS encoding LOG family protein, producing the protein MGNPEAEGLRALAEQRLGPVLRRREQVQPGTTDQRLLDTAGDSNWVHTDPWRVMRIQSEFVEGFGALAELPSAISVFGSARTPAGTPEYEAGVKLGRALVEAGFAVITGGGPGAMEAANKGAREAKGVSVGLGIELPFEQGINPHVDIGINFRYFFVRKTMFVKYAQGFVVLPGGLGTLDELFEALTLVQTRKVTRFPIVLFGTEYWSGLVDWLRDTVIAQGKAAERDLMLFHVTDDVDEAVALVSKEAGR; encoded by the coding sequence ATGGGGAACCCCGAGGCCGAGGGACTGCGAGCACTGGCGGAGCAGCGGCTGGGGCCGGTGCTCCGCCGCAGGGAGCAGGTCCAGCCCGGCACGACCGATCAGCGGCTTCTGGACACGGCGGGCGACTCGAACTGGGTCCACACGGACCCCTGGCGGGTCATGCGCATCCAGTCCGAGTTCGTGGAGGGCTTCGGCGCGCTCGCCGAACTGCCCAGCGCGATCAGCGTCTTCGGCTCGGCCCGCACCCCGGCCGGCACCCCCGAGTACGAGGCCGGGGTGAAGCTCGGCCGGGCCCTCGTGGAGGCGGGCTTCGCCGTCATCACCGGCGGCGGCCCCGGCGCGATGGAGGCCGCGAACAAGGGCGCGCGCGAGGCGAAGGGCGTCTCCGTCGGCCTCGGCATCGAGCTGCCCTTCGAGCAGGGCATCAACCCGCACGTCGACATCGGCATCAACTTCCGCTACTTCTTCGTGCGGAAGACGATGTTCGTGAAGTACGCGCAGGGCTTCGTGGTCCTGCCGGGCGGCCTCGGCACGCTGGACGAGCTGTTCGAGGCGCTGACCCTCGTGCAGACCCGCAAGGTGACGCGCTTCCCGATCGTCCTGTTCGGCACGGAGTACTGGTCGGGCCTGGTCGACTGGCTGCGCGACACGGTCATCGCTCAGGGCAAGGCCGCCGAGCGGGACCTGATGCTGTTCCACGTCACGGACGACGTGGACGAGGCAGTCGCCCTGGTCAGCAAGGAAGCGGGCCGCTGA
- the dapE gene encoding succinyl-diaminopimelate desuccinylase, with the protein MPDSTPEAPLRTALDLTLDGPALTAALVDFPSVSGTEKPLADAIEEALRALPHLTVDRYGNNVVARTHLGRAERVVLAGHIDTVPIADNVPSRLDENGVLWGCGTSDMKSGVAVQLRIAATVPEPNRDLTFVFYDNEEVAAHLNGLGHVAAAHPDWLAGDFAVLLEPSDGEVEGGCQGTLRVHLTMRGERAHSARSWMGSNAVHAAAPVLARLASYEPRRPVIDGLEYHEGLNAVGITGGVATNVIPDECTVVVNFRYAPDRTPEEAEKHVREVFADCGVDEFVVDDHSGGALPGLSHPAAAAFMEAVGGTAKPKFGWTDVSRFSALGVPAVNYGPGNPIFAHKRDEHVVTERITHCERRLYDWLTA; encoded by the coding sequence ATGCCCGACTCCACGCCCGAAGCGCCCCTCCGCACCGCTCTGGACCTGACGCTGGACGGTCCGGCACTGACCGCCGCGCTGGTCGACTTCCCGTCCGTCAGCGGCACCGAGAAGCCCCTCGCGGACGCCATCGAGGAGGCCCTGCGCGCCCTCCCGCACCTCACGGTCGACCGCTACGGCAACAACGTCGTCGCCCGCACCCACCTCGGCCGCGCCGAGCGGGTCGTCCTCGCCGGGCACATCGACACCGTGCCGATCGCGGACAACGTCCCCTCCCGGCTGGACGAGAACGGCGTCCTGTGGGGCTGCGGCACGTCCGACATGAAGTCCGGCGTCGCCGTCCAGCTCCGCATCGCGGCGACCGTGCCCGAGCCCAACCGCGACCTGACGTTCGTGTTCTACGACAACGAGGAGGTCGCCGCGCACCTCAACGGGCTCGGACATGTGGCCGCCGCCCACCCCGACTGGCTCGCGGGGGACTTCGCCGTCCTGCTGGAGCCGTCCGACGGGGAGGTCGAGGGCGGCTGCCAGGGCACCCTGCGCGTCCACCTGACCATGCGCGGCGAGCGCGCCCACTCCGCCCGCTCCTGGATGGGCTCCAACGCCGTTCACGCCGCCGCCCCCGTGCTGGCCCGCCTCGCCTCGTACGAGCCGCGCCGCCCCGTCATCGACGGTCTGGAGTACCACGAGGGCCTCAACGCCGTCGGCATCACCGGCGGCGTCGCCACCAACGTCATCCCCGACGAGTGCACCGTCGTCGTGAACTTCCGCTACGCCCCCGACCGCACCCCGGAGGAGGCCGAGAAGCACGTACGGGAGGTGTTCGCCGACTGCGGCGTGGACGAGTTCGTCGTGGACGACCACTCCGGCGGCGCCCTGCCCGGCCTGTCCCACCCGGCCGCGGCGGCGTTCATGGAGGCCGTCGGCGGCACGGCGAAGCCCAAGTTCGGCTGGACCGACGTCTCCCGCTTCAGCGCCCTGGGCGTGCCCGCCGTCAACTACGGGCCGGGCAACCCGATCTTCGCGCACAAGCGGGACGAGCACGTCGTGACCGAGCGGATCACCCACTGCGAGCGACGCCTGTACGACTGGCTCACCGCCTGA